GGACGACCAGGACTACGTCGAGACCGGGAGGCCATTGCCCGCGGTGCTTGCGGAACAGCTCGCGGAGCACTCTGCGCAGGCGTGCGCGCACCACCGCGTTGCCCACCTTGCTGGAAACGGTGAGGCCTACGCGGGAGTGCGCCCGGGAATTGCGTTGAACGAGGGCCAGGAGGCAGTCGGACGGAATCTTCTGACCGCCCTCCTGGACTTCAAGAAACTCACGCCGCTGGAGCAGGCGAAAGGCCTTGGGGAAGCGCTCGTCGGTTGCCTGAGGCACCCGCGGCGCCGCTCCCTCGGCCATCGTCCGTGCGTCCGGTTACTTCTTGAACGACG
This DNA window, taken from Corallococcus coralloides DSM 2259, encodes the following:
- the rnpA gene encoding ribonuclease P protein component; protein product: MAEGAAPRVPQATDERFPKAFRLLQRREFLEVQEGGQKIPSDCLLALVQRNSRAHSRVGLTVSSKVGNAVVRARLRRVLRELFRKHRGQWPPGLDVVLVVRSSAKEASFAQVSRAFDGVTRKLQRLFPAPRVPPKEPAP